One Mercenaria mercenaria strain notata chromosome 12, MADL_Memer_1, whole genome shotgun sequence DNA segment encodes these proteins:
- the LOC128547507 gene encoding uncharacterized protein LOC128547507 produces the protein MTMVMKNSVDGNADPNYGATLFKKSRHRVQNAIEKINQDANVGQQTEQMAKPTNTDKANSKSCFAKVANSTKSARKRREKRLLTHLGLRGINEEEWNTYAESLKIAKYLGPSQLSSQTVNGGRFRFQFDKNALDLKKGEFIVEKGPKYHHLAYLATYHLDRVLGLYHIPPTVSRTLQVSELKSVQGDKFPLQKYLNITGESGLRGVVTAPMPPVMKTNELTLKPYCSVWMCT, from the exons ATGACAATGGTTATGAAAAACTCAGTTGACGGAAATGCAGACCCAAATTATGGGGCTACTTTGTTCAAGAAAAGCCGACACAGGGTACAAAATGCCATTGAAAAAATCAATCAAGATGCAAATGTTGGCCAGCAAACAGAACAGATGGCCAAACCAACAAATACAGATAAGGCCAATTCTAAATCATGTTTTGCTAAAGTAGCTAATAGTACCAAAAGTGCTAGAAAAAGGAGAGAGAAGAGGCTTCTGACCCACCTAGGCCTAAGAG GTATAAATGAAGAAGAATGGAATACATATGCCGAGTCTCTGAAGATTGCAAAATACCTTGGTCCTTCTCAACTGTCTTCTCAAACAGTTAACGGAGGGAGGTTTAGATTCCAGTTTGACAAGAATGCCTTAGATTTGAAGAAAGGAGAATTTATAGTGGAGAAGGGTCCAAAATATCACCATTTGGCGTACCTTGCTACCTACCATTTAGACAGGGTTCTAGGT CTTTACCACATACCACCAACTGTGTCACGGACATTGCAAGTCTCTGAACTGAAGAGTGTACAGGGTGACAAGTTcccattacaaaaatatttgaacatcaCTGGCGAAAGTGGCCTCCGAG GAGTTGTAACGGCACCAATGCCTCCAGTGATGAAGACAAATGAGCTAACATTGAAGCCTTACTGTAGTGTGTGGATGTgtacataa